The proteins below come from a single Actinomycetota bacterium genomic window:
- a CDS encoding DUF1697 domain-containing protein: MEAVTKFYGQRGILGINVGGSNVIRMADLRQCLADDGFEAVATYIQSGNVLFSAAGPAAALAERIESVLTRQFSYAARAVVLGHHELRRVVEEAPPGFGADPSTYKYDVLFVRAPLTVGEALGAISLKDGVDDAFAGPGAVYFRRLSERAAQSRLSRFAGLPPYQNVTIRNWNTTTKLLALLDARSGAA, from the coding sequence GTGGAGGCCGTCACCAAGTTCTACGGCCAGCGGGGCATCCTCGGCATCAACGTCGGGGGCAGCAACGTGATCCGCATGGCGGACCTGCGCCAGTGCCTCGCCGACGACGGGTTCGAGGCGGTGGCGACCTACATCCAGAGCGGCAACGTGCTCTTCTCGGCGGCCGGGCCGGCGGCCGCCTTGGCCGAGCGCATCGAGTCCGTGCTCACCCGGCAGTTCTCCTATGCGGCCCGGGCCGTCGTCCTCGGCCACCACGAGCTCCGTCGGGTCGTCGAGGAGGCGCCGCCGGGGTTCGGCGCCGACCCCTCGACCTACAAGTACGACGTTCTGTTCGTGCGAGCGCCGTTGACGGTGGGCGAAGCCCTCGGGGCCATCTCTCTCAAGGACGGGGTGGACGACGCCTTCGCCGGGCCGGGCGCGGTCTACTTCCGGCGGCTGAGCGAGCGGGCCGCCCAGAGCCGCCTGAGCCGCTTCGCCGGACTACCCCCCTACCAGAACGTCACCATCCGCAACTGGAACACCACGACGAAGCTGCTGGCCCTGCTCGATGCCAGGTCGGGAGCGGCCTGA
- a CDS encoding ERCC4 domain-containing protein, which yields MSVPVFRVALNPDDASTLPYLLWVPLGSQPLVLKAKDMWPRTAKVYCHRGEWPDDAQVVEETAVRACVRRGVAIDLVLDRHRENRSQFVVTTLKGGREGIFWQTAKTARKTRPGMRLPTRRSAGGALEVLVDTRERYPWKFERQQATVARRALAVGDYGVEVDGALAGVVERKKLGELASNVVDGSLLVRLSELATVARAAVVVEDRWADVFRLEHVSPSMVAEMLAAAQVRYPNVPIVFCETRPLAQEWAYRFLGAAAAFADEEAVEL from the coding sequence ATGTCTGTGCCGGTGTTCCGGGTGGCCCTGAACCCAGACGACGCGTCGACCCTGCCTTACCTGCTGTGGGTGCCCCTGGGCAGTCAGCCGCTCGTCCTCAAGGCCAAGGACATGTGGCCGCGGACCGCGAAGGTCTACTGCCACCGGGGAGAGTGGCCCGACGACGCCCAGGTCGTCGAGGAGACAGCGGTGCGGGCGTGTGTGCGCCGGGGCGTGGCCATCGACCTGGTCCTCGACCGCCACCGGGAGAACCGCTCGCAGTTCGTGGTCACGACCCTCAAAGGCGGGCGGGAGGGGATCTTCTGGCAGACGGCCAAGACGGCCCGCAAGACCCGGCCGGGAATGCGCCTGCCGACGCGCCGCAGCGCGGGCGGTGCCCTGGAGGTGCTCGTCGACACCCGGGAGCGCTACCCGTGGAAGTTCGAGCGCCAGCAGGCGACCGTGGCCCGGCGCGCCCTGGCCGTCGGTGACTACGGCGTCGAGGTGGACGGTGCCCTGGCGGGCGTGGTCGAGCGCAAGAAACTGGGCGAACTGGCCTCCAACGTGGTCGACGGCAGCCTGCTCGTCCGGCTGTCCGAACTGGCCACCGTGGCCCGGGCCGCGGTGGTGGTCGAGGACCGGTGGGCCGACGTCTTCCGGCTCGAACACGTCTCGCCGTCGATGGTGGCCGAGATGCTGGCGGCCGCCCAGGTCCGCTACCCCAACGTGCCCATCGTCTTCTGCGAGACGCGTCCCTTGGCCCAGGAGTGGGCCTACCGGTTCCTGGGCGCGGCCGCCGCCTTCGCCGACGAGGAGGCCGTCGAGCTGTAG
- the ilvA gene encoding threonine ammonia-lyase IlvA encodes MTPVTAKDVAAAAELLAGVVVRTPLERNERLSARTGAEIWFKREDLQVVRSYKLRGAYNFIASLSTEERARGVVCASAGNHAQGVAYTCRRLGVACRVVLPRPTPRQKRERIAALGGPEVTVVLEGHTYDEAHEAAADMAGRDGTVLVPPFDDPHVIAGQGTVGLEVIEQLGRPPDLFVVPVGGGGLLAGVAAVAADCSPPARVIGVEPHGAASMKAALESGGPVALASIDTFVDGAAVRRVGAITYEVVASLGTAVVGGVVAVPEGRVCTTMLDLYQLDGIIAEPAGALSVAALGGALEVTPGSTVVCVISGGNNDISRYGEIVERSLVHEGLKHYFLVDFPQEPGALRGFLDNVLGPRDDITLFEYVKKNNRETGPALVGIELADSTDLASLLERMEASPLHIERLEADSPAFRFLV; translated from the coding sequence ATGACGCCCGTCACCGCCAAGGACGTGGCCGCGGCCGCCGAGCTCCTCGCGGGCGTCGTCGTCCGCACCCCCCTGGAGCGCAACGAGCGCCTCTCGGCCCGTACGGGGGCGGAGATCTGGTTCAAGCGGGAGGACCTCCAGGTCGTGCGGTCCTACAAGCTGCGGGGGGCGTACAACTTCATCGCCTCCTTGAGCACCGAGGAGCGGGCCCGTGGGGTGGTGTGTGCCAGCGCCGGCAACCACGCCCAAGGCGTTGCCTACACCTGCCGGCGCCTCGGGGTCGCTTGCCGGGTCGTCCTTCCCCGGCCTACGCCCCGCCAAAAACGCGAGCGGATCGCCGCCCTCGGGGGGCCGGAGGTCACTGTCGTGCTCGAGGGACACACCTACGACGAGGCCCACGAGGCGGCTGCGGACATGGCTGGGCGGGACGGGACAGTCCTCGTGCCCCCCTTCGACGACCCCCATGTGATCGCCGGCCAGGGCACGGTCGGGCTCGAGGTCATCGAGCAACTCGGGCGCCCCCCCGACCTGTTCGTGGTGCCCGTCGGTGGTGGCGGCCTGCTGGCCGGGGTGGCGGCCGTGGCCGCCGACTGCTCCCCGCCGGCGCGGGTGATCGGGGTCGAGCCCCACGGGGCCGCGAGTATGAAGGCCGCCCTGGAGAGCGGTGGCCCGGTGGCACTGGCGTCGATCGACACGTTCGTGGACGGGGCGGCCGTGCGGCGCGTCGGAGCTATCACCTACGAGGTCGTCGCGTCGCTCGGCACGGCCGTGGTGGGCGGGGTCGTGGCTGTGCCCGAGGGCCGCGTATGCACGACGATGCTCGACCTCTACCAGCTCGACGGGATCATTGCCGAGCCTGCCGGTGCCCTGTCGGTGGCCGCCTTGGGCGGGGCGCTGGAGGTGACCCCGGGTTCGACGGTGGTGTGCGTGATCTCGGGTGGTAACAACGACATCAGCCGCTACGGCGAGATCGTCGAGCGCTCGCTGGTGCACGAAGGCCTCAAGCACTACTTCCTGGTCGACTTCCCCCAGGAGCCCGGCGCTCTGAGGGGCTTTCTCGACAACGTGCTCGGGCCCCGCGACGACATCACGCTGTTCGAGTACGTGAAGAAGAACAACCGCGAGACGGGCCCGGCCCTCGTCGGCATCGAGCTGGCCGACAGCACGGACTTGGCCTCCCTGCTCGAGCGCATGGAGGCCAGCCCCCTGCACATAGAACGCCTGGAGGCCGACTCGCCCGCCTTTCGCTTCCTAGTCTGA
- a CDS encoding flavodoxin family protein, protein MVLTPQQEELCQQSTWDFSDLRALFVNCTLKRSPEVSNTQGLADISIEIMRRQGVTVEVIRAVDRDIATGVWPDMSEHGWASDEWPAIFEQVMGADILVLCTPIWLGEKSSVCTRVIERLYGNSSQLNDAGQYAYYGRVGGCLVTGNEDGVKHCAMNILYSLQHLGYTIAPQADAGWIGEAGPGPSYLDPGSGGPENDFTNRNTTFMTWNLLHLARMLKDAGGLPAHGNQRSKWDAGCRFDFPNPEHR, encoded by the coding sequence ATGGTGCTCACACCCCAGCAGGAGGAGCTCTGCCAGCAGAGCACGTGGGATTTCAGCGACCTGCGGGCGCTGTTCGTCAACTGCACGCTCAAGCGGTCACCGGAGGTTTCCAACACCCAAGGCCTGGCCGACATCTCGATCGAGATCATGCGCCGCCAGGGCGTGACCGTGGAGGTCATCCGAGCTGTCGACCGCGACATCGCCACGGGGGTCTGGCCCGACATGAGCGAGCACGGGTGGGCCAGCGACGAGTGGCCGGCGATCTTCGAGCAGGTGATGGGCGCCGACATCCTGGTGTTGTGCACCCCCATCTGGCTGGGCGAGAAGTCGTCGGTCTGCACCCGGGTCATCGAGCGGCTCTACGGCAACTCCAGCCAGCTCAACGACGCCGGCCAGTACGCCTACTACGGCCGGGTGGGTGGTTGCCTCGTGACAGGGAACGAGGACGGGGTCAAGCACTGCGCCATGAACATCCTGTACTCGCTCCAGCACCTCGGTTACACGATCGCGCCCCAGGCCGACGCCGGCTGGATCGGCGAGGCCGGGCCCGGGCCGTCCTACCTCGACCCAGGCTCGGGGGGCCCCGAGAACGACTTCACCAACCGCAACACGACCTTCATGACCTGGAACCTGTTGCACCTCGCCCGGATGCTGAAGGACGCGGGAGGGCTGCCGGCCCACGGCAACCAGCGGTCGAAATGGGACGCCGGCTGTCGTTTCGACTTCCCCAACCCCGAGCACCGCTGA
- a CDS encoding DEAD/DEAH box helicase, whose translation MNPFAELGVAPQLVSALERQGIAEPFPIQAMTLLDSLAGRDVCGQARTGSGKTLAFSLPLAQRLKPGASDKPRGLVLVPTRELAVQVNAVLRPLAKAVGLRVVPVYGGVSMEPQKTAARRGVDIIVATPGRLIDLDRQGFVKLDEVEIAVIDEADRMADMGFLPQVEHLLRRFRDRRPQYMLFSATLDGQVGRLVRSYLNDPVRHEVAPEPQAEVEMTHRFLAVHHLDRVLVAAAIARSAERTLVFVRTKRGADRLARQLVREGVRTAAIHGDLRQSARERALKEFSDGKLQVLVATDVAARGIHVDEIDVVIHFDPPEDYKAYVHRSGRTARAGKGGIVATFVLWDQVLEVERLKRHLRLADPIIEVFSNDPRLANLTGLVPAVPTAS comes from the coding sequence GTGAACCCTTTTGCAGAGCTCGGCGTTGCGCCACAGCTCGTCTCCGCCTTGGAGCGCCAGGGCATCGCCGAGCCGTTCCCTATCCAGGCGATGACCCTGCTCGACTCGCTGGCCGGGCGCGACGTTTGCGGCCAGGCCCGGACCGGTTCGGGCAAGACGCTCGCCTTCTCGCTCCCGCTGGCCCAGCGGCTCAAGCCGGGCGCCTCCGACAAGCCCCGGGGGCTGGTGCTCGTACCTACCCGTGAGCTGGCCGTGCAGGTCAACGCCGTGTTGCGCCCGCTGGCCAAGGCGGTCGGCCTGCGGGTCGTCCCGGTCTACGGCGGGGTTTCCATGGAGCCCCAGAAGACGGCCGCCCGCCGGGGCGTGGACATCATCGTGGCCACTCCCGGCCGCCTGATCGACCTCGACCGCCAAGGCTTCGTCAAGCTCGACGAGGTGGAGATCGCCGTCATCGACGAGGCCGACCGCATGGCCGACATGGGCTTTCTGCCCCAGGTCGAGCACCTGCTCCGCCGCTTCCGTGACCGCCGCCCCCAGTACATGCTGTTCTCGGCGACCCTCGACGGCCAGGTGGGCCGGCTGGTGCGCAGCTACCTCAACGACCCGGTCCGCCACGAGGTGGCGCCCGAGCCCCAGGCCGAGGTGGAGATGACCCACCGCTTCCTGGCCGTCCATCACCTCGACCGTGTCCTCGTGGCCGCCGCCATCGCCCGGTCGGCCGAACGGACCCTGGTGTTCGTGCGCACCAAGCGGGGCGCCGACCGCCTGGCCCGCCAGCTCGTGCGCGAGGGCGTGCGCACGGCCGCTATCCACGGCGACCTGCGCCAGAGTGCTCGCGAGCGTGCGCTCAAGGAGTTCTCAGACGGCAAGCTCCAGGTGCTGGTGGCCACCGACGTGGCTGCCCGGGGCATCCACGTCGACGAGATCGACGTCGTGATCCATTTCGATCCACCCGAGGACTACAAGGCTTATGTCCACCGGTCGGGCCGCACGGCCCGGGCCGGCAAGGGGGGAATAGTCGCCACCTTCGTGCTCTGGGACCAGGTCCTGGAGGTCGAGCGCCTCAAGCGCCACCTCCGGCTGGCCGACCCGATCATCGAGGTGTTCTCGAACGACCCGCGGTTGGCCAACCTGACCGGTCTCGTGCCGGCCGTTCCGACCGCGTCCTGA
- a CDS encoding YceI family protein — MAAPSSRLRAGIVVVVLASLAAIAATYFLFFRGDSPPPLQLSTPEPTTGATSGASPTTAAAQAAGAPEGGVTGRWSVGQGSTVGYRVREKLARLPAQNDAVGRTTAVTGAIEVGQRGSDLVVAAGSRFEADVTQLTSDEPQRDNRIRTQGLQSNQFPTATFVATAPVTLPAAAAEGASPVKAEATGDLTIHGVTKRVTIPLDAQLTGARIEVVGSLRFPFSDFGMSPPNIAGFVTVDEEATLEFQLFFDKQ, encoded by the coding sequence ATGGCCGCACCCTCGTCCCGCCTCCGGGCCGGCATCGTCGTCGTCGTGCTCGCTTCCTTGGCCGCCATCGCGGCCACCTACTTCCTGTTCTTCCGGGGGGACTCCCCCCCGCCACTACAGCTCTCCACGCCCGAGCCCACTACCGGTGCGACCTCCGGTGCCAGCCCCACCACAGCCGCCGCCCAGGCGGCCGGGGCCCCTGAGGGCGGAGTCACCGGCCGTTGGTCCGTCGGCCAGGGCTCCACGGTCGGCTACCGGGTCCGCGAGAAGCTGGCCCGGCTCCCGGCCCAGAACGACGCCGTCGGGCGCACGACGGCCGTCACCGGGGCCATAGAGGTCGGCCAGCGCGGAAGCGACCTCGTCGTCGCCGCCGGTTCACGGTTCGAGGCCGACGTGACCCAGTTGACCAGCGACGAGCCCCAGCGGGACAACCGCATCCGTACCCAGGGGCTGCAGAGCAACCAGTTCCCCACGGCCACCTTCGTGGCCACCGCACCAGTGACCCTACCGGCGGCAGCCGCCGAAGGGGCCTCGCCCGTGAAGGCCGAGGCCACTGGTGACCTGACCATTCACGGCGTGACCAAGCGGGTCACTATTCCCCTCGACGCCCAGCTCACCGGAGCGAGGATCGAAGTGGTCGGCTCGCTTCGTTTCCCGTTCTCCGACTTCGGGATGTCGCCCCCCAACATCGCCGGCTTCGTGACGGTCGACGAAGAGGCCACCTTGGAGTTCCAGCTCTTCTTCGACAAGCAGTAG
- a CDS encoding HAMP domain-containing sensor histidine kinase, which yields MTLRTRLLAGLLGLVAIGLVTANVVTYRALKVFLYDRLDQQLADAVTPLADELQIGRRGARPGPDGVIGIAGETIPTGTWAAAVSPEGTVTAALCVGCANPEAGPRPAFSRAHLSERGPVSVDGASGSVRFRMLVQPSAAGGLVLVAIPLREVEQTLGRLVAIEAAATLAVLAAVGLTARFLVRQGLRPLEDIGHTAGAIAAGDLSRRVEPADERTEIGRLGAALNTMLGRIEASFDAQQESEQRLRRFIADASHELRTPLTSIRGYAELFRRGAAERPEDLAKAMRRIEQEAGRMGVLVEDMLLLARLDQGRPLERTAVDLSRVAADAVDDARAVDPDRTITLEADGPAVVTGDDPRLRQVLANLLSNARQHTPAGSPVTVRVAAGPERAVVEVADRGPGLTPEQAARVFERFYRADGARARSQGGTGLGLAIVSAITEAHGGQVSLDTAPGEGARFRVELPLARPTKNEVSDGTEATPGGPAPDHPLGPTPQERPSAPALLTDGSQPGPVD from the coding sequence ATGACGCTCCGCACCCGCCTGCTGGCGGGGCTGCTGGGGCTGGTGGCCATCGGGCTGGTGACGGCCAACGTCGTCACCTACCGGGCACTCAAGGTGTTCCTCTACGACCGGCTCGACCAGCAACTGGCCGACGCCGTCACGCCCCTGGCCGACGAGCTCCAGATCGGCCGGCGGGGGGCTCGCCCCGGGCCCGACGGGGTCATCGGGATCGCCGGGGAGACGATCCCCACGGGCACGTGGGCCGCGGCCGTGAGCCCCGAGGGGACCGTAACTGCGGCCCTGTGCGTGGGGTGCGCCAACCCTGAGGCCGGCCCCCGTCCCGCGTTCTCGCGGGCCCACCTGTCCGAGCGAGGGCCGGTGAGCGTCGACGGGGCCAGCGGCTCGGTCCGGTTCCGGATGCTCGTACAGCCGTCGGCCGCCGGGGGCCTCGTCCTGGTCGCCATCCCCCTGCGGGAGGTCGAGCAGACCCTGGGCCGGCTGGTGGCCATCGAGGCGGCGGCCACGTTGGCCGTCCTCGCGGCCGTGGGGCTGACGGCCCGCTTCCTCGTCCGCCAGGGCCTCCGCCCCCTGGAGGACATCGGCCACACGGCCGGGGCCATCGCCGCCGGCGACCTGTCGCGCCGTGTCGAACCGGCCGACGAGAGGACCGAGATCGGGCGCCTGGGCGCGGCCCTCAACACCATGCTGGGCCGCATCGAGGCGTCCTTCGACGCCCAGCAGGAGTCCGAGCAGCGCCTCCGGCGGTTCATCGCCGACGCGTCCCACGAGCTGCGGACACCGCTCACCTCCATCCGGGGCTACGCCGAGCTGTTCCGCCGGGGGGCGGCCGAACGCCCCGAGGACCTGGCCAAGGCCATGCGCCGGATCGAGCAGGAGGCCGGGCGCATGGGCGTGCTCGTCGAGGACATGCTGCTGCTGGCCCGCCTCGACCAAGGCCGGCCCCTCGAACGCACGGCCGTCGACCTCTCCAGGGTGGCGGCCGACGCTGTGGACGACGCCCGGGCCGTCGACCCCGACCGGACCATCACCTTGGAGGCCGACGGCCCGGCCGTCGTCACCGGCGACGACCCGCGGCTCCGCCAAGTGCTGGCCAACCTGCTGTCCAACGCCCGCCAGCACACGCCCGCGGGCTCGCCGGTCACCGTCCGGGTGGCGGCCGGCCCTGAGCGGGCGGTCGTCGAGGTGGCCGACCGGGGCCCGGGCCTGACCCCCGAACAGGCGGCCCGGGTGTTCGAGCGCTTCTACCGGGCCGACGGTGCCCGGGCCCGTTCCCAGGGTGGGACGGGCTTGGGCCTGGCCATCGTCTCGGCCATAACCGAGGCCCACGGAGGCCAGGTGTCGCTCGACACGGCCCCGGGCGAGGGGGCCCGCTTCCGGGTGGAGCTCCCGCTGGCCCGCCCCACGAAGAACGAGGTCAGCGACGGTACCGAGGCCACCCCTGGAGGGCCCGCGCCTGACCACCCTCTGGGCCCGACCCCACAGGAAAGACCGTCCGCGCCCGCCCTTCTCACAGACGGCTCACAGCCGGGCCCGGTTGACTGA
- a CDS encoding response regulator transcription factor, which translates to MQEPKTRILVVDDEPNITDLVSTALRYEGFDVEVAADGRSALTAGQTFRPELMVLDVMLPDLDGFTVVRRLRSDNVPVSVVFLTARDATEDKVQGLTLGGDDYVTKPFSIEELVARVRAVLRRARGGSSADTGRLTFADLELDEDTREVWRGRDPVQLTATEFKLLRYLMLNPRRVLTKSQILDHVWQYDFDGDANVVETYISYLRKKIDRTEPRLIHTVRGVGYSLRLPSSHVAAADVRS; encoded by the coding sequence GTGCAAGAGCCCAAGACGCGCATCCTGGTCGTCGACGACGAACCCAACATCACCGACCTGGTGAGCACGGCCCTGCGCTACGAGGGCTTCGACGTCGAGGTCGCGGCCGACGGGCGCTCGGCCCTGACCGCCGGCCAGACGTTCCGGCCCGAGCTCATGGTGCTCGACGTGATGCTGCCCGACCTCGACGGGTTCACCGTCGTGCGTCGCCTGCGGTCGGACAACGTCCCCGTGTCGGTCGTGTTCCTCACGGCCCGCGACGCCACTGAGGACAAGGTCCAGGGCCTCACGCTGGGCGGGGACGACTACGTGACCAAGCCGTTCAGCATCGAGGAGCTTGTGGCCCGGGTCAGAGCGGTCCTGCGCCGGGCGCGGGGGGGCTCGTCGGCCGACACCGGCCGGCTCACGTTCGCCGACCTCGAGCTCGACGAGGACACCCGGGAGGTGTGGCGGGGGCGCGACCCCGTCCAGCTCACGGCCACCGAGTTCAAGCTGCTGCGTTACCTGATGCTCAACCCCCGACGGGTGCTGACCAAGTCCCAGATCCTCGACCACGTCTGGCAGTACGACTTCGACGGCGACGCCAACGTCGTCGAGACCTACATCAGCTACCTGCGCAAGAAGATCGACCGCACCGAACCCCGCCTCATCCACACCGTGCGGGGCGTCGGCTACAGCCTCCGCCTTCCTTCGAGCCACGTCGCGGCGGCCGACGTCAGGAGCTGA
- the pruA gene encoding L-glutamate gamma-semialdehyde dehydrogenase — MSTPLDASVTALARRLADMGSGHGERSAVVQSSWWSERMLEWAMSHPSFKTQLFRFVDVFPSTVDDEDVMRHLDEYFAGADLPRMLDLGLGVADHVPFGKAAAAGLARRNITRVAEQFIVGRSPASAVPNLHRLWRVGAASTVDLLGEKTVTGAEADRYAQRVMELLRTLVDSSRHWAPDDHLERDDLGPLPRVNVSVKPTALASRYSPLTREDGLAQAKARLRPVLRLARDEGAFVHFDAEHYDVKDLTLQLFRELLSEDEFASMEAGAVVQAYLRDSRDDLADLVAWSSQREKPVTVRLVKGAYWDTETVTAQAEGWPVPVYAGKAETDANYERCARLLHDHHGEVRAAFGTHNLRSLAYAVEYARSKGIPDSGYEVQLLYGMAEPVHAAVRRMGLRLRVYAPVGELVPGMAYLVRRLLENTANESFVRRRYVEGRDLAELVAAPAVDRLPAAEGPVRRPPTDPARPGPYHHEPLAEWRRSTVRAGLAAAVDRLGRDGGPLGGEVPAVIDGHPVHTSAKIASVDPADPSRVVAESASCGPGEAEAALEAARRAWPAWRRAPAAERAAVLFRAAEWMRARRAELAALEVFEAGKPWREADADVCEAIDFCEYYGRAALAMAEGGRVESPPGERNALRYQARGIGVVIAPWNFPLAIPTGMTVAALVTGNAVLLKPAEQTPAVAAKLVEALVAGGLPAGVLGFLPGVGEEVGAYLVEHPDVSFVTFTGSKAVGLGIVETAAVHRPGQRHVKRVVAEMGGKNALIVDADADLDQAVPIVLGSAFGYSGQKCSACSRLVVLDAVHDQLVERLVGAARELKVGHPRDMGVDMGPLIDQDAFDRVRSYVGLARGEGEVVLAGDGLAGGGRAGEGYFVGPTIVVGLPPDSRVATEEIFGPVLAVARARSFEEAVAMANDTPYALTAGVVSRSPSHIRLATDELRAGNVYVNRTITGAIVGRHPFGGYGLSGVGSKAGGPDYLMQFVDPRATSENTLRQGFAPTADEP; from the coding sequence ATGAGCACGCCGCTGGACGCGAGCGTCACTGCCCTGGCCCGCCGCCTGGCCGACATGGGCTCGGGCCACGGTGAGCGGTCGGCGGTCGTGCAGTCCTCGTGGTGGAGCGAGCGCATGCTGGAGTGGGCCATGTCCCACCCGTCGTTCAAGACCCAGCTCTTCCGCTTCGTCGACGTGTTCCCCTCCACGGTGGACGACGAGGACGTCATGCGCCACCTCGACGAGTACTTCGCCGGGGCCGACCTGCCCCGCATGCTCGACCTGGGCCTGGGGGTGGCCGACCACGTGCCCTTCGGCAAGGCGGCGGCCGCCGGTCTGGCCCGGCGCAACATCACCCGGGTGGCCGAGCAGTTCATCGTGGGCCGCAGCCCGGCGTCGGCCGTGCCCAACCTTCACCGCCTGTGGCGGGTGGGGGCAGCCTCGACCGTCGACCTGCTGGGCGAGAAGACCGTGACTGGGGCCGAGGCCGACCGCTACGCCCAACGGGTGATGGAGCTGCTGCGCACCCTCGTCGACAGCTCGCGGCACTGGGCGCCCGACGATCACCTCGAACGCGACGACCTCGGGCCCCTTCCCCGGGTCAACGTCAGCGTCAAGCCCACGGCGCTGGCCTCCCGTTACTCGCCGCTGACCCGCGAGGACGGGTTGGCCCAGGCCAAGGCCCGCCTGCGGCCCGTGCTGCGGCTGGCCCGCGACGAGGGCGCGTTCGTCCACTTCGACGCCGAGCACTACGACGTGAAGGACCTCACGCTCCAGCTCTTTCGCGAGCTGCTCTCCGAGGACGAGTTCGCCTCGATGGAGGCGGGGGCCGTCGTCCAGGCCTACCTGCGGGACTCGCGCGACGACCTCGCCGACCTCGTCGCCTGGTCGTCCCAGCGGGAGAAGCCGGTCACCGTGCGGCTGGTCAAGGGGGCGTACTGGGACACCGAGACGGTGACGGCCCAGGCCGAGGGCTGGCCCGTTCCGGTGTACGCCGGCAAGGCCGAGACCGACGCCAACTACGAGCGCTGTGCCCGCCTGCTCCACGACCACCACGGCGAGGTCCGGGCCGCATTCGGCACCCACAACCTGCGCTCGCTGGCCTACGCCGTGGAGTACGCCCGGTCGAAGGGGATCCCCGACAGCGGGTACGAGGTCCAGCTCCTGTACGGGATGGCCGAGCCGGTCCATGCGGCCGTCCGCCGCATGGGCCTGCGCCTGCGGGTGTACGCCCCGGTGGGCGAGCTGGTGCCGGGCATGGCCTACCTGGTGCGCCGCCTCCTGGAGAACACCGCCAACGAGAGCTTCGTGCGCCGCCGCTACGTCGAGGGACGGGACCTGGCCGAGCTGGTGGCCGCCCCCGCGGTGGACCGCCTGCCGGCGGCCGAGGGGCCGGTCCGGCGCCCACCCACCGACCCGGCCCGCCCCGGCCCTTACCACCACGAGCCGCTGGCCGAATGGCGCCGGTCCACAGTGCGGGCCGGGTTGGCGGCGGCCGTCGACCGGCTGGGACGAGACGGCGGGCCCCTGGGCGGCGAGGTGCCGGCCGTCATCGACGGCCACCCGGTCCACACTTCGGCCAAGATCGCCTCGGTCGACCCTGCCGACCCGTCGCGGGTGGTGGCCGAGTCGGCCTCGTGCGGGCCGGGGGAGGCCGAGGCCGCCCTCGAGGCTGCCCGCCGGGCCTGGCCCGCCTGGCGCCGGGCGCCGGCCGCCGAGCGGGCGGCCGTGCTCTTCCGGGCGGCCGAGTGGATGCGGGCCCGCCGGGCCGAGCTGGCCGCCCTCGAGGTCTTCGAGGCCGGCAAGCCCTGGCGGGAAGCCGACGCCGACGTGTGCGAGGCCATCGACTTCTGCGAGTACTACGGGCGGGCCGCCCTGGCAATGGCCGAGGGCGGGCGGGTCGAGTCGCCGCCGGGCGAGCGCAACGCCCTGCGCTACCAGGCCCGGGGGATCGGGGTTGTCATCGCCCCGTGGAACTTCCCCCTGGCCATCCCCACGGGCATGACCGTGGCTGCCCTGGTCACGGGCAACGCCGTGTTGCTCAAGCCGGCCGAGCAGACGCCCGCGGTGGCCGCCAAGCTGGTCGAGGCCCTGGTCGCGGGCGGCCTGCCCGCCGGGGTCCTGGGCTTCCTGCCGGGGGTGGGCGAGGAGGTGGGGGCCTACCTGGTGGAGCACCCCGACGTCTCGTTCGTGACGTTCACGGGGTCCAAGGCCGTGGGCCTGGGGATCGTCGAGACGGCCGCCGTCCACCGCCCCGGGCAGCGCCACGTGAAGCGGGTGGTGGCCGAGATGGGCGGCAAGAACGCTCTGATCGTCGATGCCGACGCCGACCTCGACCAGGCTGTCCCGATCGTGCTCGGGTCGGCGTTCGGCTACTCGGGCCAGAAGTGCTCGGCCTGCTCCCGACTGGTCGTGCTCGACGCCGTCCACGACCAGTTGGTGGAGCGCCTCGTGGGGGCCGCCCGGGAGCTGAAGGTCGGACATCCCCGGGACATGGGCGTCGACATGGGCCCGCTCATCGACCAGGACGCCTTCGATCGGGTGAGGAGCTACGTCGGGCTGGCGCGCGGGGAGGGCGAGGTGGTCCTGGCCGGCGACGGGCTCGCGGGCGGCGGGCGGGCAGGCGAGGGCTACTTCGTGGGCCCGACCATCGTCGTGGGGTTGCCGCCCGACAGCCGGGTGGCCACCGAGGAGATCTTCGGGCCCGTCCTGGCGGTGGCCCGGGCCCGGTCGTTCGAGGAGGCCGTGGCCATGGCCAACGACACCCCCTACGCCCTCACGGCCGGGGTCGTCTCCCGCTCACCGTCGCACATCCGCCTGGCCACCGACGAGCTGAGGGCCGGCAACGTCTACGTGAACCGCACCATCACCGGCGCCATCGTGGGCCGCCACCCGTTCGGGGGCTACGGCCTGTCGGGGGTCGGGTCCAAGGCCGGCGGTCCCGACTACCTCATGCAGTTCGTCGACCCCCGGGCCACCAGCGAGAACACCCTGCGCCAGGGCTTCGCCCCCACCGCCGACGAGCCCTGA